Proteins encoded by one window of Ignavibacteriota bacterium:
- a CDS encoding FKBP-type peptidyl-prolyl cis-trans isomerase has translation MIKYYLLILILVLASCGESNSPQESSSASNKEAYQQIIKKYDNTVNEVSGDIVDQFMYVNGYRTALNMMNDSLTLSLDYLVQGFVDALKSGDPKIHKDSMDNIVASFSNFLSERMDSIMKIKEIEYSVIAVQNLSEAEEFIEKNASESGVVTLPSKLQYKILKQGNGKSPTQSDYVLVHMTSTFADGTVFDDTRSGEPRAIPNERMIPGWIEGITNMQEGARWILYLHPALGFGEFGIDGKVPPNKLTIIDVELIKVMTEQEIAEYMKNNPPKPPIPGGPMGGF, from the coding sequence GTGATAAAATATTATTTGTTAATATTGATATTAGTTCTGGCGTCCTGTGGTGAGAGTAATTCACCTCAAGAATCATCTTCTGCTTCAAATAAAGAGGCATATCAACAAATCATTAAAAAATATGACAACACAGTAAATGAAGTTTCTGGTGATATTGTTGATCAATTCATGTATGTTAATGGTTATAGAACTGCCTTAAATATGATGAATGATTCTTTAACCTTAAGTCTTGATTATCTGGTTCAGGGATTTGTTGATGCGTTAAAATCGGGAGACCCAAAAATTCATAAAGATTCTATGGATAATATTGTAGCAAGCTTTTCTAACTTCCTGTCAGAAAGAATGGACAGCATTATGAAGATTAAGGAAATAGAATACTCGGTTATAGCTGTCCAAAATTTATCCGAGGCTGAAGAATTTATTGAAAAGAATGCATCTGAATCGGGTGTTGTTACTCTACCAAGTAAATTGCAATACAAAATTCTCAAGCAAGGAAATGGCAAATCCCCAACTCAAAGTGATTATGTCTTAGTTCACATGACATCAACATTTGCCGATGGAACAGTATTTGATGATACCCGCTCAGGCGAACCAAGAGCAATTCCTAACGAAAGGATGATTCCCGGCTGGATTGAAGGCATCACAAATATGCAGGAAGGTGCAAGATGGATACTTTATTTACATCCGGCACTTGGGTTTGGCGAATTTGGTATTGACGGAAAAGTGCCACCAAACAAATTAACTATTATTGATGTTGAATTGATTAAAGTTATGACTGAACAAGAAATTGCTGAATATATGAAAAATAATCCACCTAAGCCTCCTATTCCCGGTGGTCCTATGGGCGGTTTTTAA
- a CDS encoding acetyl-CoA carboxylase biotin carboxyl carrier protein subunit yields MILRFQDKKYKIETSQNYSRILKAEIDGWDGVLRIAKYDEDNNYLPLGNESDYYAYAAKDDKHIYVMYEGVQYIFDIMPDEAFFIDESEVNDDSHEHIKAPMPGSIVKILVNEGDTVEEGAPIIIIEAMKMETKLYASISGIIKQINCKVGEQVDSDLVIVEIVKE; encoded by the coding sequence ATGATTTTAAGATTTCAGGATAAAAAGTATAAAATTGAAACCAGCCAGAATTATTCCAGAATATTAAAAGCTGAAATAGATGGATGGGATGGTGTTTTGAGGATTGCAAAGTATGATGAAGATAACAACTATCTGCCTCTCGGAAACGAATCCGATTATTATGCTTATGCCGCTAAAGATGACAAACATATTTATGTAATGTATGAAGGTGTGCAATATATTTTTGATATTATGCCTGACGAAGCATTTTTCATAGATGAGTCTGAAGTTAATGATGACAGTCATGAGCATATAAAGGCACCAATGCCCGGCTCAATTGTTAAAATATTAGTAAATGAAGGCGACACAGTCGAAGAGGGAGCCCCGATTATTATTATAGAAGCAATGAAAATGGAAACAAAATTATATGCATCAATTAGTGGGATAATTAAGCAAATTAATTGCAAAGTCGGCGAGCAAGTTGATAGCGATTTAGTTATTGTGGAGATTGTGAAGGAGTAA
- a CDS encoding acetyl-CoA carboxylase biotin carboxylase subunit: MIKKILIANRSEIACRVIRACKEMGIISVAVFSDIDADALHVKLADESVAIGGAAAKESYLDMDKIINAALKSGADAIHPGYGFLSENPEFNEKVRNAGLIFIGPNPESMRLLGSKTKARELMISNNVPVVPGLKSNTSALSEYAEFAEKIGYPVLIKAAAGGGGKGMRVVKSPNELADAIDSAKRESLSAFGSDEIFMEKYIQKPRHIEFQVVGDSHGNYIHLFERECSLQRRHQKIIEEAPSTALNDELRENMGNAAIQAVKSAGYDNVGTVEFLLDEDGSFYFLEVNARIQVEHPVTEEITGIDLVQLQINIAAGEPIPFNQEDLSINGWALECRIYAEDAFNDFLPSSGKILLHKAPIGEGVRFDSGIETGTNVSIFYDPILAKLIVHGQTRVEATERMINALKSTVVLGVKTSLPFMIVLLESDIFKNGDTYTGYIDKNYAELIKFDFEGNLPHALGVAAHINTSFEPEEKDPWLNIGKWEILSEFGVRK, from the coding sequence TTGATTAAGAAAATTTTAATTGCAAATCGAAGTGAAATCGCCTGCAGAGTAATAAGGGCATGCAAGGAAATGGGGATTATATCAGTTGCCGTTTTTTCGGATATTGATGCTGATGCACTTCATGTAAAACTTGCCGATGAATCCGTCGCAATAGGCGGTGCAGCTGCAAAAGAATCCTATCTTGATATGGATAAAATTATAAATGCTGCTCTGAAATCAGGAGCAGATGCCATTCATCCCGGATATGGATTTTTATCGGAAAATCCTGAATTTAACGAAAAAGTCCGAAATGCGGGTTTGATTTTCATAGGTCCAAATCCGGAGTCAATGCGGCTTTTAGGTTCTAAAACCAAAGCCCGTGAATTAATGATTTCAAATAATGTGCCTGTTGTTCCCGGCTTGAAAAGCAATACATCGGCTCTATCTGAATATGCAGAATTTGCTGAGAAAATTGGCTATCCTGTGCTGATTAAAGCCGCTGCCGGTGGTGGCGGTAAAGGTATGAGAGTTGTTAAATCTCCGAATGAACTTGCTGATGCTATTGACTCTGCAAAAAGGGAATCGCTTTCTGCATTCGGAAGTGATGAAATTTTCATGGAAAAATATATCCAAAAGCCACGTCATATAGAATTTCAGGTAGTTGGCGACAGTCATGGGAATTATATTCATTTATTCGAAAGGGAATGTTCGCTTCAAAGACGCCATCAGAAAATAATTGAAGAAGCGCCCTCAACCGCACTTAATGATGAGTTGCGCGAAAACATGGGGAATGCTGCAATTCAGGCAGTTAAATCAGCCGGCTATGATAACGTTGGTACTGTGGAATTTTTGCTTGATGAGGATGGTAGTTTTTACTTTTTGGAAGTAAATGCACGTATTCAGGTTGAGCATCCCGTAACGGAGGAAATTACAGGAATAGATTTAGTTCAACTTCAAATAAATATTGCCGCCGGAGAGCCAATTCCATTTAATCAGGAAGATTTATCAATAAACGGATGGGCATTAGAATGTAGAATCTATGCTGAAGATGCCTTCAATGATTTTCTGCCATCCTCCGGAAAAATATTATTGCATAAAGCTCCTATTGGCGAAGGAGTGAGATTTGATTCAGGTATCGAAACCGGAACAAATGTATCCATATTTTATGACCCTATTTTAGCAAAATTAATTGTACACGGGCAAACCAGAGTTGAAGCCACAGAAAGGATGATTAATGCTCTTAAAAGCACAGTTGTGCTTGGAGTCAAAACATCACTGCCATTTATGATTGTCCTTTTGGAAAGCGATATTTTCAAAAATGGCGATACTTACACAGGATATATTGACAAAAATTATGCTGAGCTGATTAAGTTCGATTTTGAGGGAAATCTCCCTCATGCTTTAGGAGTGGCAGCACATATAAATACATCATTTGAACCTGAAGAAAAAGACCCCTGGCTGAATATCGGGAAATGGGAAATATTATCGGAATTTGGAGTAAGAAAATGA
- a CDS encoding T9SS type A sorting domain-containing protein: MKNKLQNMIFTVLLSCLFLNTYQSQANEYYFILHPGLASESDTVAFLNVFTVIPGELSLYKGDKIIKTFNNLPVNDYLSIPLKADEAQSLILDDNHPREGIISNSALKVIIPGNVKALPTAMTKYGTKSDALTIFSKDKLGNNYQVSSPVKSIYSDNVPPNFIAIIGIEDNTRVTFRLGGCQTCYIMKEDGTLLSMNQTIRRTLNKGDVYYLPSSGINSVLTGSTIKANKIIAAFSGSLKAYSDSPENYNYTITQLLPEQNFDHSYLIPEFIGGRHFPNISIFCQEPFTDVFFNKSFIRNISSPGGIIGTGYLEEIAISKLDNDNLIDVNSAKKINVMMTSSNSEYEGNKIAPFQMQIIPTSRFSNYATFRIENMDEDFINIIYKSTPEGNIPNDLLISEIKDGKYNWVRLKDVYPGNGKAYIESHDTNKLYSSKNIKFSKSGTYSIKSDSGFVVYRYGFGESTSYGFAVNGKDIDGKLSNDWAAPSVEFTGNCVNGYSGVAIEEPRDNPDNRSNFAQVYINTENSYNFTFSRSDFSPGITNEVSWSLDRRNLMLNSQAQLIFIDMAGNITDTIIKCPAIVPEMLELNEDFGRFNIVNQIAESSNKLKLFFGGDVSKLMELELFLILDSDSVENKNNDINEFQGFSLGDLRDVNLYDLFKNNVIIETDVKFHHELVGSFRDSIGFMVINRKTGTLIYKHYFAELRSIVGNSYIQATDFAFGTTEIGTKKQGRITLSNPNSGYESTSFDIKIHEIRLVGSNLGVKGSGKEFEVDIPSGITHENPLILKKNQIIEFEVEFAPQSEAEMNVAVVFEADVSKPKNTSHIRGLGFTTSVSELNSKSDNIIINHADGILSFHSDENHFTEQISIFDISGKLLLSKSVNHNLSGLRLEFNSISGIYFIHIKSKNLNIVKKIII, from the coding sequence ATGAAAAACAAATTACAAAATATGATTTTTACAGTATTGTTAAGTTGTTTATTTTTAAATACTTATCAGTCACAAGCCAATGAATACTATTTTATTCTGCACCCTGGTCTTGCTTCAGAGTCTGATACAGTAGCTTTTCTGAATGTATTTACTGTTATTCCGGGAGAATTATCTCTTTATAAAGGAGATAAAATTATAAAAACCTTCAATAATTTGCCTGTTAACGATTATTTATCAATTCCTTTGAAAGCTGACGAGGCGCAATCCTTGATTCTTGATGATAATCATCCAAGGGAAGGAATAATATCAAATTCAGCTCTTAAAGTAATTATTCCCGGAAATGTTAAAGCCCTACCAACTGCAATGACTAAGTACGGCACAAAATCTGACGCATTGACAATATTTTCAAAGGATAAGCTCGGAAATAATTATCAGGTAAGCAGTCCTGTGAAGTCAATTTATTCAGACAATGTACCCCCAAATTTTATTGCTATTATCGGTATTGAAGATAATACCCGTGTTACTTTTCGATTAGGTGGCTGTCAAACCTGCTATATAATGAAAGAAGACGGCACTCTTCTAAGCATGAATCAGACAATCAGACGCACATTAAATAAAGGCGATGTCTATTATCTTCCTTCATCAGGTATAAATTCGGTACTGACAGGCTCCACAATAAAAGCCAATAAAATAATAGCTGCTTTTTCGGGCAGTCTGAAAGCATACTCAGATTCTCCGGAAAACTATAATTACACTATTACTCAATTACTTCCTGAACAAAATTTTGACCACTCATATTTAATACCTGAATTTATTGGAGGAAGGCATTTTCCGAATATTTCTATTTTCTGTCAGGAGCCATTTACGGATGTATTTTTTAACAAGAGCTTTATCAGAAATATTTCATCTCCGGGTGGTATAATCGGTACAGGATATTTGGAAGAAATTGCAATTTCAAAATTAGATAATGATAACCTGATTGATGTAAATTCTGCCAAAAAGATAAATGTAATGATGACTTCTTCAAATTCGGAATATGAAGGGAATAAAATTGCACCATTTCAGATGCAAATTATTCCTACTTCAAGATTTTCAAATTATGCAACTTTCAGAATTGAAAATATGGATGAAGATTTTATCAATATTATTTACAAATCAACACCAGAGGGAAATATTCCGAATGATTTGCTTATATCTGAAATCAAGGACGGTAAATATAATTGGGTCAGATTGAAAGATGTTTATCCGGGAAATGGCAAGGCTTATATAGAATCTCATGATACAAATAAACTATATAGTTCAAAAAATATCAAGTTCAGTAAATCCGGTACTTATTCAATCAAATCCGACAGTGGTTTTGTTGTTTACAGATACGGCTTCGGAGAAAGTACTTCTTATGGTTTTGCTGTAAATGGCAAGGATATTGACGGCAAATTAAGTAATGATTGGGCGGCTCCATCTGTAGAATTTACAGGTAATTGTGTTAATGGATATTCCGGAGTAGCAATTGAAGAGCCACGTGATAATCCTGACAATAGAAGTAACTTTGCGCAGGTATATATTAATACCGAAAATAGCTATAATTTTACTTTTTCTAGAAGTGATTTTTCTCCAGGAATTACTAATGAAGTGAGTTGGAGCTTAGATAGGAGAAATTTAATGCTTAATTCTCAGGCGCAATTAATTTTTATTGATATGGCAGGAAATATCACTGATACAATTATCAAATGTCCGGCAATTGTTCCTGAAATGCTTGAACTAAATGAAGATTTTGGCAGATTCAATATTGTAAATCAAATAGCTGAAAGTAGTAACAAACTGAAACTTTTCTTTGGAGGTGATGTTTCTAAATTGATGGAGCTTGAGCTATTTCTGATACTCGATTCAGATTCTGTTGAAAATAAAAATAATGACATAAATGAATTTCAGGGCTTTTCCTTGGGTGATTTAAGAGATGTAAATCTTTACGATTTATTCAAGAATAACGTGATAATTGAGACTGATGTTAAATTTCATCATGAGTTGGTTGGATCTTTCAGAGATTCTATTGGATTTATGGTAATAAACAGAAAAACCGGCACATTGATTTATAAACATTATTTTGCAGAGCTTCGCAGTATTGTCGGAAACAGCTATATTCAGGCAACAGATTTCGCATTTGGAACAACAGAAATCGGAACAAAAAAACAAGGTAGAATTACACTCAGTAATCCTAATTCCGGTTATGAATCAACATCATTTGACATAAAAATTCATGAAATTCGATTAGTTGGTTCAAATCTTGGAGTAAAAGGCTCGGGTAAGGAGTTTGAAGTGGATATTCCTTCTGGTATTACTCATGAAAATCCATTAATTTTAAAGAAAAATCAAATAATTGAATTTGAAGTTGAATTTGCTCCGCAGTCTGAAGCTGAAATGAATGTCGCAGTAGTTTTCGAAGCAGATGTCAGCAAACCAAAGAATACTTCACATATTAGGGGCTTAGGTTTCACAACATCAGTAAGTGAATTAAATTCAAAATCTGACAATATTATTATCAATCATGCTGATGGAATTCTGAGCTTTCATTCAGATGAAAATCACTTTACGGAACAGATATCTATTTTTGATATTAGTGGTAAACTTTTACTGAGCAAATCAGTTAATCATAATTTATCTGGTTTACGATTAGAATTTAATTCAATTTCAGGCATATATTTCATCCATATTAAATCAAAGAATCTGAATATTGTAAAAAAAATTATTATTTAA
- a CDS encoding enoyl-CoA hydratase/isomerase family protein, producing the protein MNYETINLYIDKSVATITLSRPEVRNALNSKVISELTDAFTLLNEDAQVRCIVMTGEGQSFCSGADLTWLGEIADYNYEQNFAESKKLVELLYLIHDHSKPVIAKVNGSAVGGGVGLMLVSDIIFVEENAFFGLSEVAIGIVPAAIVPLVLARIGETKARELLITGERINSKQALEMGLINYVVNRNNLNSEVQNKIDFILKNGPLAVKTVKEMMTLLRNSSRDESIVYISDVIAKLRTGEEGREGMKAFLEKREPSWRKLPE; encoded by the coding sequence GTGAATTACGAAACTATTAATCTTTATATTGACAAATCAGTTGCTACTATTACTTTAAGCAGACCTGAAGTGCGTAATGCTCTGAATAGCAAAGTAATTTCCGAACTTACAGACGCTTTTACTTTATTGAATGAGGATGCACAAGTTCGGTGCATAGTCATGACAGGTGAAGGACAATCATTCTGCTCCGGCGCCGATTTGACATGGCTTGGTGAGATAGCAGACTACAACTATGAACAAAATTTTGCCGAATCAAAAAAATTAGTCGAGCTTCTTTATTTAATTCACGACCATTCCAAACCGGTAATTGCAAAAGTTAACGGTTCTGCTGTTGGTGGTGGTGTTGGGTTAATGCTTGTTAGTGATATAATTTTTGTTGAAGAAAATGCCTTCTTTGGACTAAGTGAAGTTGCGATTGGTATTGTTCCGGCAGCGATTGTGCCATTAGTGCTGGCAAGAATTGGCGAAACAAAGGCACGCGAGCTGTTAATTACAGGTGAAAGAATTAATTCAAAGCAGGCTTTGGAGATGGGATTAATAAATTATGTTGTTAATCGTAATAATCTTAATTCAGAAGTCCAGAACAAAATTGATTTCATTCTGAAAAATGGTCCGCTTGCTGTTAAAACTGTAAAAGAGATGATGACACTACTAAGAAATTCATCCCGAGATGAATCAATTGTATATATTTCAGATGTTATTGCAAAACTCAGAACAGGTGAAGAAGGACGTGAAGGAATGAAAGCATTTTTAGAGAAAAGAGAGCCAAGTTGGAGAAAATTACCGGAGTAA
- a CDS encoding S9 family peptidase — MKFFLIISFFSFSVMNIFSSEFKPPKAKMEPVQEKIHGYEFTDYYRWLEDKTNPETLDWSKKQHEYTVNFLKSNTNEIPGLREEISAHLDRDLRGAPFYKGNREFFYFKKKGDAQSKLFTVIKNKEILIFDPIQVDPSGNSAITAVVMTRDGNKAAIGMQFKGNEISTYRIIDTKNGKVLGEPITGLSSFGWTYDEKGAYITVRTKEIIEKQEPIRTYLHTIGTDRKNDKFMIAPEDAKNFASMWDTDCGTFTFISEGDFWTNSLKIRKPGTSDEPKLIYPLSKYKVTPQVKDGKLYVLTNHEAPNYRIMTADAANPDFSNWKDIIPESETVIRAYVITSDYLIVQDRKDVLSRLTAYDLNGKLLKEIELPELGNVSSISYHKESNSVYVNLATFTSPGKLYKLDGKTLKWEFIYQDKSPINTDNITSKQVFYTSKDGQRVPMFIIHRKDIKLDGNNPALVYGYGGFNVSQDPNFIGTTASFINRGGVYAITNLRGGSEYGEKWHEDGMLFKKQNTFDDFIAAAEYLIAEKYTNSEKLAARGGSNGGLLIGAVITQRPDLYKAAVCAVPLLDMVRYHKFLIARYWIPEYGDPEVYEDFMNILQYSPQHNIRKGYNYPAMLIKAGENDARVDPLHAKKFAAALQNNPGQTNPIMLYVDFESGHGSGKSTAHQINDIELEWRFVMSSLGMN, encoded by the coding sequence ATGAAGTTTTTTTTGATAATTTCGTTTTTTTCATTTTCAGTTATGAATATTTTTTCAAGCGAATTTAAACCACCAAAAGCCAAAATGGAGCCGGTACAGGAGAAAATTCACGGTTATGAATTTACTGACTATTATCGCTGGCTCGAAGACAAAACAAATCCCGAGACCTTAGACTGGTCTAAAAAGCAACACGAATACACAGTAAATTTCTTAAAAAGTAATACAAATGAAATTCCTGGGCTGAGGGAAGAAATTTCCGCACATTTGGACAGAGATTTGAGAGGTGCACCTTTTTACAAGGGAAATCGCGAGTTTTTCTATTTCAAGAAGAAAGGCGACGCTCAGTCAAAACTTTTTACTGTAATTAAAAATAAAGAAATTCTAATTTTCGACCCAATTCAGGTTGACCCGTCAGGTAACTCGGCAATTACCGCCGTTGTGATGACAAGAGACGGCAATAAAGCTGCAATTGGTATGCAGTTCAAAGGCAATGAGATTTCCACTTACAGAATAATTGATACCAAGAACGGCAAAGTTCTTGGAGAGCCAATTACAGGGCTTAGTTCATTCGGCTGGACTTACGATGAGAAAGGTGCTTATATTACAGTCCGCACAAAAGAAATAATTGAAAAGCAGGAACCAATCCGTACATATTTGCATACAATCGGAACAGACCGTAAAAATGATAAGTTTATGATTGCTCCGGAGGATGCTAAAAATTTTGCAAGTATGTGGGATACTGATTGCGGAACATTTACATTTATTTCTGAAGGTGATTTCTGGACAAATAGTCTAAAAATACGTAAACCGGGAACTTCCGATGAGCCAAAATTGATATATCCACTTTCCAAATACAAGGTTACTCCACAAGTCAAAGATGGCAAACTTTATGTACTAACAAATCACGAAGCTCCGAATTACAGAATTATGACTGCGGATGCTGCTAATCCGGATTTCAGCAATTGGAAAGATATTATACCGGAGTCTGAAACAGTTATCAGAGCTTATGTAATTACAAGCGATTATTTGATTGTTCAGGACAGAAAAGATGTACTTTCGAGACTTACTGCTTATGACCTGAACGGAAAGTTACTCAAAGAAATCGAACTTCCGGAGCTTGGCAATGTTTCATCAATCAGTTACCACAAGGAATCAAATTCCGTTTATGTAAATCTGGCAACATTCACAAGTCCCGGCAAATTATATAAACTTGATGGTAAAACTTTGAAATGGGAATTTATTTATCAGGACAAATCCCCTATCAACACTGATAATATAACCTCAAAGCAGGTATTTTATACTTCAAAAGACGGACAAAGAGTTCCAATGTTCATTATTCACAGAAAAGATATTAAATTAGACGGCAATAATCCTGCACTTGTTTATGGATATGGCGGATTTAATGTCAGTCAGGATCCGAATTTCATAGGTACAACTGCATCATTTATCAATCGGGGTGGAGTGTATGCAATTACAAATCTTCGGGGTGGCTCGGAATATGGTGAGAAGTGGCACGAAGACGGAATGCTCTTCAAAAAGCAAAATACTTTCGATGATTTCATAGCAGCAGCTGAGTATCTAATCGCAGAAAAATATACAAATTCCGAAAAGTTAGCTGCACGTGGTGGCAGTAATGGCGGGCTTCTTATCGGTGCTGTTATTACTCAAAGACCTGATTTGTATAAGGCTGCTGTATGCGCTGTACCGCTTCTTGATATGGTGAGATACCATAAATTTTTAATTGCAAGATACTGGATTCCCGAATACGGCGACCCTGAAGTTTATGAGGATTTTATGAATATTCTGCAATATTCACCACAGCATAATATCAGAAAAGGTTACAATTATCCGGCAATGCTTATCAAAGCCGGTGAGAATGATGCACGTGTTGACCCGCTACATGCTAAGAAATTTGCAGCAGCTCTTCAAAATAATCCCGGACAGACAAACCCGATTATGCTGTATGTTGATTTTGAATCAGGTCACGGTTCAGGAAAATCAACTGCTCATCAGATTAATGATATTGAGCTTGAGTGGCGATTTGTAATGTCTTCTCTTGGAATGAATTAA
- a CDS encoding nucleotidyltransferase family protein translates to MSRKSKVELEISQKADILKKYCVKSLALFGSVARGDDDENSDIDILVNFEKSTYRNFIGLKDYLEELFRTKVDLVCENSIKPMMKPYILKDVKWLVN, encoded by the coding sequence ATGAGCAGAAAAAGTAAAGTTGAACTTGAAATAAGTCAAAAAGCCGATATATTAAAAAAATACTGTGTCAAATCACTTGCTTTATTTGGTTCTGTTGCTCGTGGTGATGATGATGAAAATAGCGATATTGACATTCTTGTTAATTTTGAAAAAAGTACGTACCGTAATTTTATTGGTTTAAAAGATTATCTTGAAGAATTGTTTAGAACCAAGGTTGATTTAGTATGTGAAAACTCAATAAAACCAATGATGAAACCTTATATTTTGAAGGATGTTAAATGGCTCGTGAATTGA
- a CDS encoding sterol desaturase family protein produces MAKHFVSNSIESVRMFKSDFIEMFSKVHFSIPLIIYIPVIAYFFYYSIAEKEVSVVWSIVLFVSGAIGWSLTEYLLHRFVFHYHPKSEFGKRLHWTFHGVHHDYPQDRYRLVMPPSISIPLAFIFWYLFSFIIGNTFTPAFFSGFVAGYLTYDSLHYAVHHFAFRNRLLLSIKKHHMKHHYLEPDSGFGVSTPIWDYIFRTKSAN; encoded by the coding sequence ATGGCAAAACATTTTGTTTCAAATTCCATTGAATCTGTGAGAATGTTTAAAAGTGATTTTATCGAAATGTTCTCAAAAGTACATTTTTCAATTCCATTGATAATTTATATACCTGTAATTGCTTACTTTTTTTACTACTCAATAGCAGAAAAAGAAGTTAGTGTTGTTTGGAGCATTGTGCTTTTTGTATCAGGTGCAATTGGTTGGAGTCTGACTGAATATTTGCTTCATAGATTTGTGTTCCATTATCATCCAAAATCAGAATTCGGCAAAAGATTGCACTGGACATTTCATGGTGTACATCATGATTACCCTCAGGATAGATACCGTTTAGTTATGCCACCGTCAATTAGTATTCCACTTGCATTTATTTTCTGGTATTTATTCAGCTTTATAATTGGGAACACATTTACGCCTGCTTTTTTCTCAGGATTCGTGGCGGGTTATCTTACTTATGATTCACTTCACTACGCTGTTCATCATTTTGCATTTCGGAATAGATTATTGCTAAGCATCAAAAAGCATCACATGAAGCACCACTACCTTGAGCCTGATTCCGGTTTTGGAGTCAGCACTCCTATATGGGACTATATATTTAGAACGAAATCAGCGAACTAA
- a CDS encoding DUF86 domain-containing protein, with the protein MSFDNFSDDDKTIDAVIRNFEIIGEASNHLPKDFKLKYADIDWRALTDFRNVIIHEYFGISIEIIWDIIENELPNLEPNIKKLLDDGNIYGNP; encoded by the coding sequence ATGAGTTTTGATAATTTCTCAGATGATGACAAAACCATTGATGCTGTTATAAGGAACTTTGAAATAATTGGTGAAGCATCAAATCATTTGCCAAAAGATTTTAAGTTAAAGTATGCGGATATTGACTGGCGTGCTTTAACCGATTTTAGAAATGTCATCATTCACGAATATTTTGGTATTAGCATTGAAATTATTTGGGATATTATCGAAAATGAGTTGCCGAATCTTGAGCCAAATATTAAGAAGTTACTTGATGATGGCAATATTTATGGAAATCCTTAA
- the blaOXA gene encoding class D beta-lactamase: MNFKTVILFLVLILGCNQSKNEYRQDLMEIIDSTGYDGCFIVRSANTGKTIYVNQARVKFQFSPASTFKIPNSLIALQTRSVSSIHDTIRYNGIEKPVESWNRDHDLESAFKNSVVWYYQDIAIRIGDTLMKKWLDTITDYGTMVRAGMIDNFWLDGSLVISAEQQVNFLEKLYKSELPFSKEVMDTVKRMMLFEEGNGYKIYGKTGLSDRQKVGWFVGWIEKDKDTHIFATNISYQDTLNINFQGTRVNLTKKMLNKLRILN, from the coding sequence ATGAATTTCAAAACAGTAATTTTATTTTTAGTTTTAATTTTGGGCTGCAACCAAAGCAAAAACGAGTACCGTCAGGATTTGATGGAAATAATTGACTCAACCGGCTATGATGGATGTTTTATAGTAAGGTCTGCAAATACCGGCAAAACAATTTATGTAAACCAGGCAAGAGTAAAATTTCAATTTTCGCCGGCTTCAACTTTTAAAATCCCTAATTCACTCATAGCACTTCAGACCCGCTCTGTAAGTTCTATTCATGATACTATCAGATATAACGGAATTGAGAAACCTGTTGAATCATGGAATAGAGACCATGATCTCGAGTCAGCTTTCAAAAATTCTGTCGTATGGTACTATCAGGATATTGCGATAAGAATTGGTGACACACTGATGAAAAAGTGGCTCGACACCATTACCGACTACGGCACTATGGTAAGAGCCGGTATGATAGATAATTTCTGGCTTGATGGAAGTCTTGTGATTTCTGCTGAACAGCAAGTGAATTTTCTTGAAAAATTATATAAGTCTGAGCTGCCATTTTCAAAAGAAGTGATGGATACTGTAAAAAGAATGATGCTTTTTGAAGAAGGTAACGGCTATAAAATTTATGGAAAAACAGGACTGAGCGATCGTCAAAAAGTCGGTTGGTTTGTAGGCTGGATTGAGAAAGATAAAGATACACATATATTTGCAACAAATATTAGTTACCAAGATACGTTAAATATAAATTTTCAGGGTACAAGAGTAAACCTGACAAAAAAAATGTTAAACAAGCTACGGATACTTAATTAA